Genomic window (Flavobacteriales bacterium):
GTCCAGAGATACTCCCTTTGGTTTGGCCAAGGATTGATATAGCACAAAAGTGAGGCATAGCCGTCACCCGTTCTGGGTAACTGAACCCCAAGTCGGTTATTCGGGGTGCCGTATTCAGGATAGGCAGAATTGCTACATGTATTGTAATAGTCTACAGATCCTATTACTGTAGACCAACCATTCGCAATCCATATTTGCCCCGCTGAATTTGGACACCAGGCAAGTGTTGTATCTATGATCTCAAAGCTTCCGTTAGCAATAAGATTCACCTGCGCCCGCAATTGCCAAGTGCTTAGTAGAAGCGATATGAGAACTGTTCCGAACCTCATCTTACCATTATTGCTTCACCACTCTTGTCGAAAAACGCCTGCCGGCCTCATCCGCACCACGCAGCAGGTACACACCGCTCGGCCATGCGGAAACATCAATGGCATACCTGTTTCCCTGAACGGAGTGAAGGGTCTCCATGCTGCGCCCCACCACATCCATCACCGTTATCTGGAGCGGAAACTGCGCAGCCGGAAGTTCCAAATACAGCACATCGGTGCATGGGTTGGGATAAGCCCCAAGCGAAGCCGAGGGCTCTTCAATGCCTACATCCCCTACACGCGTCAGCGACACATCATCGATAAGGTACATGGCCTCATCCCAACGGTCAGGATTGTTATTTGCCACTTGCAGTATCAATGGGTCATCGGCTTCATCTCGAAACTTCCCGATCGTTACGTACTGTTCACCACCACTTGCAGTAAAGGTTCCACTTATCTTCATCCACTCGTCTTTGTCTAAGAACGGGTGACTTTCAGAGGTGTCTTCTACCTGTGGCTCAAGGGTCAGAAACTGTTCCCTATCAAGGTACCGAGTATCAAATGAGCTGAAGAATGCTCCGAGTGTTGAAACAGCAAAGTTTGAACTGTCACTGAGACTGACGTAATACTCCATGTAGTAGCGTTGGTTTGCCACCAAGGGAGATTCAAGTTCTCTCCAAAGATATTCCCTGGCATTTGACCAAATGGTTGTGTAGCACGCAAATGAACCATACGCATTTCCCGTCCTTGGATCTTGAAACCCAAGCAGATTTTGGGGCACACCATAGTTTGGATATGTATTATTGCTACAGGTGCTGTAGTAGTCTACCGTACCATATGCAGGTGCCCATCCGTCAGCGATTTGAATTTGACCACCAGACGAAGGGCACGGAATCCCACCGTATTCCGGAATGAGCGGATCAGTCTCTTCAAAGCTTCCGTTAGCGATCAGATTCACCTGCGCCCGCAATTGCCAAGTGCTTAGTAGAAGTAACGGAAAGAGTAACGATCGGAAGTTCATTTGGCGGATCATCAAAGCATAAACCTACCCATCCGCCACGGTTCTTAAAAGCCATTTGCAACAAAAAACAGCCATAGATTGCACTTCTAAGCGTGGTTCTTCCTTACAGCCCCAAGGCCAACAGATCGCTGATGTCGATGGCGTTGCTCTCGTGCGGAATGGTATTGCAGGTAACGATGCGTGCGGCCCCTGCGGCCTGAAGTTCGGAATAGGCATTGCCTGCAAACACGGCATGTACCCCGATGCAGATGGGCGCGTTCATGCCAGCGGCTTTCAGATGCCCGATGGTCTCGATCATGGTCCGTCCTGTGGAAATGATGTCATCCACCAGCACAGGCGTGTGGTTGGCGTAGCGTTCCACATGCGGCACAGAAACCTCCACGTCCTTATCGCCATGCCGCACTTTGGTCAGCACAATAAAGGGCGAACCCGCATTCTTCGCCACTTCCGATACCCATTGTTCGCTTTCCCCATCCGGACCGACCAGCAACGGGTTCTCCACGTTCGTGCGTATCCACTCCGAAATATGGTCTGCCGCATGCATCACACGGTTCTTGATGCTGTAGATCTCTGCCAAGGAACTTCTGCGGTGCAAGTGCGGGTCGATGGTGACCAGACTGTCTGCAAACCGCGAGATGAGCGCCCCGAAATACTCGGAAGTGATTCCCTCACCGGGATGAAAACGCTTGTCCTGCCGCATGTAGGCCAAGTAAGGCGCCACCAGTCCCACATCCGTGGCTCCGAGGTCTTTGGCCGTATTGGAAAGGAAATAAACGGGCAGCAGTTTGGCATCGGGCTCATGGAGCGTGCAGACGATAAGCACACTTCGCCCCTTCACCTCCGAGAGAACCTGCACGTAGGTTTCTCCATCAGGGAACTGGCGGATGTTCACTTCACCGATCTCGCCCTGTAGACGTTCTGCCAGCTGAGCGGTCAACTTTTCATTTCCGGGAATAGCGAATAGAATGAGTTGCATGAGTGACTATTAAGGTTTGAGAAGGTTCAGTTCAGTTTGGTGCTGGTCTTTGGTTCTGAAACAACATGAGATAGCCACAGAGACACAGGTGAAATATTTATCTTTTTCTGTGAAACCCTCTGTGAAAATCTGTGCATCTGTGGCTAAAAAAATGTCTTTTCTAAAATCATGTACACAAGCGGATCAGCATCTATTGAATGGTTATCACTTCCTGTTGCACATCGTGGTATTCGAGGGCGTATTCCAATTCCCCTTCCGATTCGGCATGAATGACATACAGAACCTGTCCGGTAAGAACAGCCGTTCCCACAGGTGCCAGAAAATCCACACCCGAAGCTTTATTGTCGGGCGCTCCGGCCAACTTGGCGAGCTTGGCCAGTTTGCGGTTATCCACACGCACCACGGTGCCATCTCGGTCCGATTTCACTTCATACCGGTATTTTGCCAAAATCGGCTCATTGAACCGTCCCTGCGCCTTACAGATGGCCACGAACTTTTTGTAGGCGTCCCCTGATTCGAGAATCCGCTTGGCCTCGTTGTTCCCTTCGCCTGCGTCCACGGTCTCGGAAAGTTCAAGCAGTTCGCCTGCCAGCAGCAGGGCGCGTTCCTTCAGATCATCTGGCGCGTCCGCATCATTGCGCAGCACGGCAAGTACATCACGCGCTTCCAACGCAGGACCGATACCTCTGCCCACAGGCTGCGTACCATCGGTAATGACCACTTTGAGTTTGAGACCGATGGCATGCGCCACCTTCTCCATCTCCACTTTGAGCCTGTTGGCCGCATCAATGCTTCGCAGTTTGGCCGTTTCACCCACGGGCATATCAATGACCACATGGTCCGAACCTGCCGCCACCTTCTTGGAAAGCACCGAGGCGATAAGCTGTCCTTCGCTGTCAATGTCCAAGGCGCGTTCTACCCGTATCAGCACATCGTCTGCTGGACTCAGCTTGGCCGTTCCGCCCCAGGCCACACAGCCGCCCTCCTGTTCCACCACCTTGCGTATCTGGGCCATGGTCAGGTTCACATTGGTCATCACTTCCATGGTGTCAGCCGTTCCTGCCGGAGAAGTGATAGCCCGCGAAGAGGTTTTAGGAATGGTCAATCCCGCTGCCGCGATGATGGACACGACAATGGGCGTGGTCCGGTTGCCGGGCAATCCACCGATGCAATGCTTGTCCACGATCATGTTTCCATCCCAATGAATCCGTTCGCCATTGGTGATCATGGCCTCGGTGAGGTACGTGATCTCGTTCGTGTTCATGTGGTCATCCGCGCATGCGGTGACAAACGCGGAAAGATGAATGTTCGAATACTGGCCTTGCACAATATCCTGCACGATCTGCTGCAACTGTGGTCGCGTAAGCGTGTTCCCGTAGATCTTGGAACGCACGTAGCTCAAGGAATCGATCGGATGGAGGTGCGACACAGCGATCTCATCCCCTTCCTTTACCCCCAAAGCACGAATGGCCGATTCCGACAGACCGATCTTTCCATGCGGCAACAGTTCGCTCTTGATGATGTTGAGACTGGCCACAATGGTCTTCTTTCCATGGGAGAGACGGATGCGCGTCAGCGCCTCAAACCCTTCCGAAATGCACACATGACAGTCCTTCCGCATAAAGGCGATGTGTTCCTGCTGGGTGTCGATGCCCAGCCGCTTCAATTTCAATGTGTTGGACTTGTGTGCCATGCTATGCCTCTTCCGCTACGTTTTCCACTGGGAATTCGACAATGCTGTAGAGATCAGGCACGGTACAGTTCCATCCGTAGGTGTCTTGCACTTTCACACGGAACATATCGGCCGCGTGGCGTTCTCCGTGTACAATGAAAACCTGTTCGGGTTTGTTGGAAATGGCATTCATCCAATCCAACAGTTCTGCTTGGTCGGCATGGGCCGAAAGCGTCTGCATGTTCAATATCTCCGCTTTCACCTCCACATATTTGCCGTAGATCTTCAACTCGGACGCTCCTTCCAGTAGTGCTCTTCCGCGCGTTCCTTCTGCTTGGAATCCCGCAAGAAGCACCGTTGTATCGGGTTTGTTGATGAACTGCTGCAAGTACGTGAGCACGCGCCCACCGCTGACCATGCCACTGCCTGCCACCACGATCTTCGATTCGGAGTTGTTGATCACCTCCCACGTCTCTTTGTATCTGCGCACAATTCGGAACGCCTTGCACATCTTGGTGCATTCGTTCTTGGGCAGCTTGTGCCATTCGTGGTAGGTGTTGAACACGCTCAGCACGTTGGCGCCCATCGGACTGTCCATGATCATCGGCACATCGGGTATCAGCTTCTCTTCTTTGAGTTGCCAAAGCAAGTACATCAGCGTCTGTGTGCGTTCTACAGCAAAACTTGGGATGATGAGCGTTCCGCCCTTCTCCACCGTGCTGTTGACCACTTCGCGCAGCTTGGCCTTGGTGTCTTCCTTCGGATGCAGTCGGTCTCCGTAGGTGCTTTCCACGAACAAGACATCTGCGCGCTCCGGTTTCTTTGGCGGCTTCATCAGTAGATCGTCAGGACGGCCCACATCGCCTGAGAACACGAACCGCTTGCCATAAATATCCAGTTCAATGAAGGTGGCCCCGATGATGTGCCCGTTGTATTGGAATCGCACCTGAACGCCTTCATAAAGATTCATCCATTGTCCTTCTGGCACGGTGGCAAAATGCTGGATGGCCTTCTCAGCATCCTTCAAGGTGTAAAGTGCCTCTGCCGGATGATGCTTCGTGTAGCCTTCCTTATTGGCGCGTTCGGCCTCTTCCTCTTGTATCTGCCCGCTATCGCGCAGCACGATGGCCGCAATATCCAGCGTTGGTGCCGTTGCCTGAATGCTGTACTTGAAACCGGCCTTCACCAAGCGTGGCAGATAGCCCACGTGGTCCAAATGTCCGTGTGTGATCAGCACGGTGTCGATCTCCTCCACGTTCACCGGCAGGTAATCCCAGTTCATAAGCCGCAGCTTCTTCAAACCCTGGAACATACCACAGTCGATCAATATCTTCTTCTCGCCCGTATCTACCAGATATTTTGAGCCTGTTACTGTTCCGGCTGCGCCCAGAAAGTGTACCTGAATCTTCTTCTTCTCGTTCATTTCGTTGCTATTTGTCCGTTACAGAGGCTTTTTGCCTCGTCTAAAATTTTGTCTTGTCGTGCTGTGCTGATGTTCATTCTGTTCAACATGCGTGGGTTCTCCAGCAGTTCTTTGCACAGTATCTTTTCCTGTTTGATGAATTTCGATTTCTCTGCCAATGTCAATGTGGTGAGGCACGTGATCGGATGCAGCCCCGTCAGATCGATCAGGTGCTGAAGTCCTTCGCCTTTTGGGTGATCCCAGCCTACTAATTTCAGGTTGGCACAGTTTCCATACCTGACTGCATCGGCCGTAAACCGCGTGTTGGTAAAAATCCAACCTTCCAGTTTTCTATTCTTGTTCTCGGCAAGTTTGCTCCATTCCTGTTCAATATCGCGGAAGCGCGAATGGATGTAGAGCGGCACCTTCACATCGCAGAAATGCAGGCGGTCGCCATGGAATTTGCACTCCACCATCAGTTCCAATTGGCCTTTGTCCGCCACCACGTCCACTTCATGCGTCACGCATTTGCCCTGCACAATGACATCCAATTTGGTCTGAAAACCCTGATAGACCAATATCTCGCCTACCAATCGCTCGAACGGAAATCCGGACGGGCCTAACCCGTAAATGGCCTTTTTGAGAGAGAACCGTGCAGCCGTATGACTGGAGGTCTTCTTCAGAATGCTGAACGCCTTGCGGTAGATCTCCTTGGTGCCGATGCCTTCATAAAGCAATGCTTCCACTTCACCGATCACTTTATCGATCACCTCCTCGCTGGCCTTCGACCGATCCAGCGATTTCCTCAATTTTGAAGAATCGAACGGAGCCAGTTCGCCATTCATCTTCCTCACATTCACCGTCTTGTTCTTCATCTGTGTTCCTTTTTCGATAGCGCCTCGAACCCTGAAATGACATCAAAAAGTTCCTCATCGATCGTGTTCTGCCGCAGCGTATGGTAGCGATGGGTCATTTCGTCCAGCGTCTCATCTATGTTCTTTTCTGCCCGTTGCATGGCTGCCAATCTACTTGCATTCTCGCTGGCCAACGATTCTGAGGACGCCTTGAAAAGCGACACGAACAGGTATTCCTGAATGAACACCTCCAAGGTTTTGTCCAAGGTTCCGATCACTTCGGGAACCTTATCGGTGGGCCATTCGACATCTTCAAATTCCTTCTGCCAACGGCTATCAATGGGCAGAATACGCTGATGCGTGAGAACCGAACCCGCACCTTCCACAGGTTGGTGATAGAACACGTACAGCTCGTTTATCTGCCGTTGTTGCAACGCCTCCGCACTATCGGTCAGCACGCGCGCCACCAACGGGGCAATGGCCTCAACGCTGTTCGGAACGTTGTATGTTTTCCCAATGGAGAAACCGTTCTCCGCCAATATGGGCGCGATCCGATCACCTACTGCCCACACCGTTATGTTGTCCGTTTCCGTTTGGCTGAATTCCTGAAAATAGGTTGCGAGGTTTTCGTTGAACCGTCCCACCAATCCCATGTCGGAACCCATGACCAAGGCGCAGACCGTTCTTTGGGTTCGGCCTGTTGTGGCAACCTGTACGGCACCCGCTGTTTTGTTCAGACAGGAAGCGATACCGAGCCGAACCGTGGCGTAATATTCCTGAAGTGCTTTGACAGCCGCTTCGTACTGCCCGATATTGACCGATGCCAAAGCTTTCATGGTACGGACAATGGAACGCAGGTTCTCCGCGCTGTCCATCCTTCTCCGCAAGATCTCCATCGACTCCATCGGTCAGGATTCAAGGGTTTGGAAAGGTCGGAGAATGGTCTGGCAGATGTTCCGTACCGCCTCAATATCCGCGTCATCCAACTGCGAACCTCCAAGCAGTTTCTTGGAAATCTCTGTAGGAACCTGATCGGCAGAAGACTCGACCGCAAGCATCGCCTCCACCATCTTGTTCAATGGAACGCGTTCGAACAAATGCCCTGTAAGGGAAAGCAGCACCGTAATCTGCGCGGTAACTGTAAGCGGCCGCAATTCCGCCTGCTTCATCACCTCACGGATACGTTTGCCATGCTCGATGATCGAACGGGTGTTCGCATCCAGCCGCGTGCCGAAACGGGCAAAGCTCTCCAGTTCCTCGAACTGCGAAAAGGCCAATTTCAGATTACCCGAAATGCTCTTGAACGCTGGAAGTTGCGCCTTGCCTCCGACCCGCGAAACGGAACGTCCCACATCCACCGCTGGCAACACGCCCAACTCAAACAATTTTGGCGAGAGATAGATCTGCCCGTCTGTGATGGAAATAAGGTTCGTTGGAATGTAAGCCGAAATATTCTGCGCCTCTGTTTCAACGATGGGAAGCGCTGTGAGTGAACCTCCGCCATGTTCCGGATTCAAGCGGGTGCTTCGCTCCAATAGGCGCGAGTGCACGTAGAAAATATCACCTGGAAAAGCCTCTCTGCCGGGCGGTCTGCGCAACAGCAATGAAAGTTCCCTGTAAGCACGCGCGTGCTGCGTCAGGTCGTCATAAATAACCAATACGTCCTGTCCCTTTGCCATGAAATACTCACCGATACTGGTAGCGGCATAAGGCGCGATGTATTGCAATCCGGGCGAATCGTTTCCTTCCGTGGCCACCACAATCGTGTGCTCCATCGCCCCGTGCTTTCGCAGGTTGGCAATGACCTTGGCCACCGAAGCTGCTCGCTGCCCGATGGCGCAGTAGATGCAGATCACTCCTGTGTCTTTCTGATTGAGAATCGTGTCAATGGCAATGGCGGTCTTCCCCGTTTGGCGGTCACCGAGAATAAGTTCCCGCTGCCCACGACCGACCGGGATCAGCGCATCGATGGCTTTGATGCCCGTTTGCAACGGTACGCTTACCGGGTCACGGTCCATAATGGCGGGAGCAGGCCGTTCAATGGGCAGACGTTCTGTGCAAAGCACGTCTTTTCCCTCGTCCAACGGTTCTCCCAACGAATTGACCACTCTTCCCAACAGGCCGTTTCCCACAGGAACATCCATTACCCTTCCCGTGCGCTCCACCTCTTCGCCTGTTTCTACGAGGGCATCATCTCCAAGCAGCACCACGCCTACTTCGTTCTCATCAATATTGAGCGCGATGCCGTAAATGCCTGAACGGAACTTCACGAGCTCCTCGAAACCCACTCCGGGTAGACCGGATATACGAACAATGCCGGAAGACACGCTGATCACCTTTCCGGTTTCCCGAATATTCGGTTCGAACCGATGTTTGTCCGCAGCCGCCTCCACAGAGGCCAGCGCTGACGAAAGACGTATGTTCGATTCCTTTTCTGCCATCGGTACTATCCCGCGGTTTGACTTCCGTTGAGCAATGCATCGGTCTGCTGCTCCAGCGAACGGATGTACTCATCAATGGTCCAACCCAATTTGAATCCTTCGGAAGAGATTTCCACACCACCGACCGCATCCGGATCGGTTATGAACTCCATATCGATCTTCTTGGAAGCCTTCTTTTCAAGCACAGTTGAAATGGCCTTTTGCTGTTCTTTATCGAGCTCAAAAGCGCTTTTCACCGTAATGGTCCGCGCTTTCGGGTCCTCGTCTCCGGTCAATTTCTTCAGATCGCTTTCGTTCATCTCGCCTATCCGACCGACAAGCGTATTCACTATCTGCGTCTGAAGATCGGCAGAAGCCAGTTCGTGCAGCGCCTTTGCCGAAATATCGAACACGCCTTCCCGCACCTTGCGTTCAAAACTTTCGCGCAGATCCTCCTGCGATTCGACCACCGCTTTTTGCAGTTTCGTTTTCAGCGCATCGGCCTCTTGGCGCGCCTCATCCAACAGCCGATTCCGTTCAGCATCCGCATTGGCAACGGCCTTTTTCATCAGGTCATCCTTCTGCGCATCGAACGTCTGATTACGATGGATGAAATCTTCCTTTTCCTTGGCCGCCACCGCTTCTTTTTCCGCGGCATCGTTCAGTTGGGTACGGAGGTTCTCTTCCCGCTTCGCCACCGCATCCAATATGGGTCTGTAGAGGAATTTCTTCATCAACCACACCAACACCATGAAGTTGATGATCTGCGCAATGACCGTGAACCAGTTGATCTTCATGGCCGATTATTTACTGCCCGATGAGTTGATTCCAGAACGGATTGGCGAAAATGAGGATCATGGAAATGACGAAGCAGTAGATCGCCAACGATTCGAGCATGGCCAATCCCACGAACAGCGTTCGGGTAATGGTGGAAGCCGAATCCGGCTGCTGCGCCATGGAATTGAGTGCTGACGCGATGGCCTTTCCCTGTCCGAGGGCCGGCATCAGAACGCCCAGCCCCGTGGTAAGCCCTGCGGTGATGATGGATGCCGTAGCAATGATTGTTGAGTTGTCCATGCTATTGAGTTTGATGGTTCTTTGACTTCGATTCGTGGGTGGCAGCCGCAATATAAACAGTTGCCAGAATGCTAAAAATGTACGCCTGTATAACTCCCGAAATAAGGCCGAGAATGGTCATCAGCACGGGAAAGACCAACGGAGCAATGCTCAGCAGAATGCTTCCGATCATGCCTCCGCTCATGATGTTGCCAAACAACCTTACGGCCAATGCCAAGGTGCGCGTCAACTCGCTTACGATATTAAACGGCAGCATGATGAAATTCGGTTCAAGGTATGTTTTCAAGTAATTGAGTACGCCTCCTTCGGTGATGCCGAAAAAAGGCACGGCCAGAAATACACAGATGGCAAGCGCGGCCGTGGTAGAGAGCGAACCTGTGGGCGGTTCATACCCCGGAAACACAATGAGGATGTTCGCAAAGCCGATAAAGATGAAAAGCGTTCCGATAAAACCGAGGAACTTCTCAGGCCGTTTCAGCC
Coding sequences:
- a CDS encoding thymidine phosphorylase gives rise to the protein MAHKSNTLKLKRLGIDTQQEHIAFMRKDCHVCISEGFEALTRIRLSHGKKTIVASLNIIKSELLPHGKIGLSESAIRALGVKEGDEIAVSHLHPIDSLSYVRSKIYGNTLTRPQLQQIVQDIVQGQYSNIHLSAFVTACADDHMNTNEITYLTEAMITNGERIHWDGNMIVDKHCIGGLPGNRTTPIVVSIIAAAGLTIPKTSSRAITSPAGTADTMEVMTNVNLTMAQIRKVVEQEGGCVAWGGTAKLSPADDVLIRVERALDIDSEGQLIASVLSKKVAAGSDHVVIDMPVGETAKLRSIDAANRLKVEMEKVAHAIGLKLKVVITDGTQPVGRGIGPALEARDVLAVLRNDADAPDDLKERALLLAGELLELSETVDAGEGNNEAKRILESGDAYKKFVAICKAQGRFNEPILAKYRYEVKSDRDGTVVRVDNRKLAKLAKLAGAPDNKASGVDFLAPVGTAVLTGQVLYVIHAESEGELEYALEYHDVQQEVITIQ
- a CDS encoding F0F1 ATP synthase subunit B, which translates into the protein MKINWFTVIAQIINFMVLVWLMKKFLYRPILDAVAKREENLRTQLNDAAEKEAVAAKEKEDFIHRNQTFDAQKDDLMKKAVANADAERNRLLDEARQEADALKTKLQKAVVESQEDLRESFERKVREGVFDISAKALHELASADLQTQIVNTLVGRIGEMNESDLKKLTGDEDPKARTITVKSAFELDKEQQKAISTVLEKKASKKIDMEFITDPDAVGGVEISSEGFKLGWTIDEYIRSLEQQTDALLNGSQTAG
- a CDS encoding alternate F1F0 ATPase, F1 subunit alpha yields the protein MAEKESNIRLSSALASVEAAADKHRFEPNIRETGKVISVSSGIVRISGLPGVGFEELVKFRSGIYGIALNIDENEVGVVLLGDDALVETGEEVERTGRVMDVPVGNGLLGRVVNSLGEPLDEGKDVLCTERLPIERPAPAIMDRDPVSVPLQTGIKAIDALIPVGRGQRELILGDRQTGKTAIAIDTILNQKDTGVICIYCAIGQRAASVAKVIANLRKHGAMEHTIVVATEGNDSPGLQYIAPYAATSIGEYFMAKGQDVLVIYDDLTQHARAYRELSLLLRRPPGREAFPGDIFYVHSRLLERSTRLNPEHGGGSLTALPIVETEAQNISAYIPTNLISITDGQIYLSPKLFELGVLPAVDVGRSVSRVGGKAQLPAFKSISGNLKLAFSQFEELESFARFGTRLDANTRSIIEHGKRIREVMKQAELRPLTVTAQITVLLSLTGHLFERVPLNKMVEAMLAVESSADQVPTEISKKLLGGSQLDDADIEAVRNICQTILRPFQTLES
- a CDS encoding T9SS type A sorting domain-containing protein encodes the protein MIRQMNFRSLLFPLLLLSTWQLRAQVNLIANGSFEETDPLIPEYGGIPCPSSGGQIQIADGWAPAYGTVDYYSTCSNNTYPNYGVPQNLLGFQDPRTGNAYGSFACYTTIWSNAREYLWRELESPLVANQRYYMEYYVSLSDSSNFAVSTLGAFFSSFDTRYLDREQFLTLEPQVEDTSESHPFLDKDEWMKISGTFTASGGEQYVTIGKFRDEADDPLILQVANNNPDRWDEAMYLIDDVSLTRVGDVGIEEPSASLGAYPNPCTDVLYLELPAAQFPLQITVMDVVGRSMETLHSVQGNRYAIDVSAWPSGVYLLRGADEAGRRFSTRVVKQ
- a CDS encoding F0F1 ATP synthase subunit gamma, whose amino-acid sequence is MESMEILRRRMDSAENLRSIVRTMKALASVNIGQYEAAVKALQEYYATVRLGIASCLNKTAGAVQVATTGRTQRTVCALVMGSDMGLVGRFNENLATYFQEFSQTETDNITVWAVGDRIAPILAENGFSIGKTYNVPNSVEAIAPLVARVLTDSAEALQQRQINELYVFYHQPVEGAGSVLTHQRILPIDSRWQKEFEDVEWPTDKVPEVIGTLDKTLEVFIQEYLFVSLFKASSESLASENASRLAAMQRAEKNIDETLDEMTHRYHTLRQNTIDEELFDVISGFEALSKKEHR
- a CDS encoding F0F1 ATP synthase subunit C — its product is MDNSTIIATASIITAGLTTGLGVLMPALGQGKAIASALNSMAQQPDSASTITRTLFVGLAMLESLAIYCFVISMILIFANPFWNQLIGQ
- a CDS encoding ATPase, whose product is MKNKTVNVRKMNGELAPFDSSKLRKSLDRSKASEEVIDKVIGEVEALLYEGIGTKEIYRKAFSILKKTSSHTAARFSLKKAIYGLGPSGFPFERLVGEILVYQGFQTKLDVIVQGKCVTHEVDVVADKGQLELMVECKFHGDRLHFCDVKVPLYIHSRFRDIEQEWSKLAENKNRKLEGWIFTNTRFTADAVRYGNCANLKLVGWDHPKGEGLQHLIDLTGLHPITCLTTLTLAEKSKFIKQEKILCKELLENPRMLNRMNISTARQDKILDEAKSLCNGQIATK
- a CDS encoding F0F1 ATP synthase subunit A, which codes for MKLSPDETIFWQQGFVELNLTIVTTWAVMLVLVLSAWLITRKLRTDITISKWQCILEMLVLTLRDQISDIGLKRPEKFLGFIGTLFIFIGFANILIVFPGYEPPTGSLSTTAALAICVFLAVPFFGITEGGVLNYLKTYLEPNFIMLPFNIVSELTRTLALAVRLFGNIMSGGMIGSILLSIAPLVFPVLMTILGLISGVIQAYIFSILATVYIAAATHESKSKNHQTQ
- the prs gene encoding ribose-phosphate diphosphokinase → MQLILFAIPGNEKLTAQLAERLQGEIGEVNIRQFPDGETYVQVLSEVKGRSVLIVCTLHEPDAKLLPVYFLSNTAKDLGATDVGLVAPYLAYMRQDKRFHPGEGITSEYFGALISRFADSLVTIDPHLHRRSSLAEIYSIKNRVMHAADHISEWIRTNVENPLLVGPDGESEQWVSEVAKNAGSPFIVLTKVRHGDKDVEVSVPHVERYANHTPVLVDDIISTGRTMIETIGHLKAAGMNAPICIGVHAVFAGNAYSELQAAGAARIVTCNTIPHESNAIDISDLLALGL
- a CDS encoding MBL fold metallo-hydrolase — its product is MNEKKKIQVHFLGAAGTVTGSKYLVDTGEKKILIDCGMFQGLKKLRLMNWDYLPVNVEEIDTVLITHGHLDHVGYLPRLVKAGFKYSIQATAPTLDIAAIVLRDSGQIQEEEAERANKEGYTKHHPAEALYTLKDAEKAIQHFATVPEGQWMNLYEGVQVRFQYNGHIIGATFIELDIYGKRFVFSGDVGRPDDLLMKPPKKPERADVLFVESTYGDRLHPKEDTKAKLREVVNSTVEKGGTLIIPSFAVERTQTLMYLLWQLKEEKLIPDVPMIMDSPMGANVLSVFNTYHEWHKLPKNECTKMCKAFRIVRRYKETWEVINNSESKIVVAGSGMVSGGRVLTYLQQFINKPDTTVLLAGFQAEGTRGRALLEGASELKIYGKYVEVKAEILNMQTLSAHADQAELLDWMNAISNKPEQVFIVHGERHAADMFRVKVQDTYGWNCTVPDLYSIVEFPVENVAEEA